From Nostoc flagelliforme CCNUN1, a single genomic window includes:
- a CDS encoding tyrosine-type recombinase/integrase: protein MTLSVVHIVAHRKAIASLPVAQAEAKLIGLWLEGKASSSIRAYQRYTRRFLDFLDKPLKKVTYEDLVEYASSFGDNAESTKRIYIACAKSLISFAHKIGYLPFNVGMALKLGELPDVINERYLDEADIKLLVRAANRHLADAKTAKRQYTALRNLLIIKLLYQAGLRASEICNLTWGDLTPRSDSGQVYVRKAKGSKSRTILILPKLWAELMEFKGQALSKDAVFRSQKGGHLDRQNLHPIVKAIAQEAGLSELVSAHWLRHAHGSHAIERGTNPVLVKETLGHANLAITDRYLKARPNSSSALNLMDI from the coding sequence ATGACGCTCTCTGTGGTTCATATTGTCGCGCATAGAAAGGCGATCGCTTCCTTGCCAGTAGCGCAGGCGGAGGCGAAGTTGATTGGGCTGTGGTTGGAGGGAAAAGCATCGTCTTCTATTCGGGCTTACCAGCGATACACCAGGCGATTTCTGGATTTTCTGGACAAGCCGCTCAAAAAAGTGACTTATGAAGACTTGGTAGAATACGCTAGTTCTTTTGGGGACAATGCCGAAAGCACAAAGCGGATATACATAGCTTGTGCTAAAAGCTTGATTAGTTTCGCTCATAAAATTGGATATCTCCCTTTTAATGTGGGTATGGCACTAAAACTGGGTGAATTACCAGATGTAATCAACGAACGCTATCTTGATGAAGCTGATATTAAATTGTTGGTACGAGCAGCCAATAGGCATTTAGCTGATGCGAAAACTGCCAAACGACAGTACACAGCCTTACGTAATTTGTTAATTATCAAACTCTTGTATCAGGCAGGGTTACGGGCAAGTGAAATCTGTAATTTGACTTGGGGAGATTTGACACCCCGCAGTGACAGTGGACAGGTGTACGTGAGAAAAGCCAAGGGGAGCAAAAGCCGCACAATTCTCATTTTGCCGAAGCTGTGGGCGGAACTAATGGAGTTCAAAGGTCAAGCTTTATCAAAAGACGCAGTGTTCCGAAGTCAAAAAGGGGGACATCTCGACCGTCAAAACTTGCACCCGATTGTCAAAGCAATTGCACAAGAAGCCGGATTAAGCGAACTGGTTTCTGCTCACTGGTTACGTCATGCCCACGGTTCTCACGCGATTGAGCGCGGGACTAATCCAGTGCTGGTGAAAGAAACTTTGGGTCATGCCAATTTAGCCATCACCGATCGCTACCTGAAAGCTAGACCCAACTCGAGTAGTGCTTTAAACTTAATGGACATTTAA
- a CDS encoding TrbI/VirB10 family protein: MSEENNKNGSVSILEDLLKIDDANKTNGNKAPEPESLLVPTKHTFVTSPWSRLAIIAVPFGVGFLAIFLMLNGVFNPAPAPKIALKTQEIPTTAQAGQSDEGDGDARAKLALSDQANELNKINIDQKEEPAQVKVSQTQKGVPSTEPSPRSTFRPVPRTAPRTAPQQIRTYTQPPTRTNFSPKPSRGARTLTPLDPLEQLNKLRSIGSYGKIAYTETSTSKQSSLDPYLAQAQAIQNQPNEQNEQTDTNNFDQTTPQNSSESIEKIRPRWQATSKVNKITLANNYLPQESQILQGKQTRYLTVGSFASGVIVTPLVQTTVNSSEKTQTPTSNNTKSIARLQEDLRDNYGQVAIPKGTMLAVELASVDGGSIAIVFVQGIIKDNTEYPISAGAISVTGVGGTPLLARRFQDRGGEIARNDLFGGAVSALSKVGEIMNQPNNEEEIEDEFTGRIRRRSSGNQRNLTGALMSGFFGQVSQNISQRNQRATQEITSRPNIWFIPQGTKVTFNVNRTLELP, encoded by the coding sequence ATGAGTGAAGAGAATAATAAAAATGGGTCTGTATCGATTTTAGAGGATTTGCTTAAAATAGATGATGCTAATAAAACTAATGGTAATAAAGCACCAGAACCGGAAAGTTTATTAGTACCGACTAAGCACACATTTGTCACTTCTCCTTGGTCAAGACTAGCAATAATTGCTGTCCCTTTTGGAGTTGGATTTTTAGCGATATTTTTGATGCTCAATGGTGTTTTCAATCCCGCACCAGCACCAAAGATTGCTCTGAAAACGCAGGAAATACCGACCACTGCACAAGCAGGGCAAAGTGATGAGGGAGACGGTGATGCGCGTGCAAAACTCGCTCTGTCTGACCAAGCTAATGAACTGAACAAAATAAACATTGATCAAAAAGAAGAACCAGCACAAGTAAAAGTCTCTCAAACTCAAAAGGGCGTGCCATCCACTGAGCCGTCGCCACGGAGTACATTTCGCCCTGTGCCTCGAACTGCACCACGAACTGCACCACAACAGATTAGAACCTACACTCAGCCACCAACACGCACGAATTTTTCTCCAAAACCCTCTAGAGGAGCACGGACACTCACGCCCCTAGATCCCCTTGAGCAATTGAACAAACTCCGCAGTATTGGTTCTTACGGCAAAATCGCATACACCGAAACTAGCACCAGCAAACAATCTTCATTAGATCCATATCTTGCTCAAGCTCAAGCAATTCAGAATCAACCGAATGAACAAAATGAACAAACAGATACAAATAATTTTGACCAAACCACGCCGCAAAACTCAAGCGAGTCGATTGAAAAGATCCGCCCCAGGTGGCAAGCAACTTCTAAAGTTAACAAGATTACTTTAGCTAATAATTATTTACCTCAAGAAAGCCAAATTCTCCAAGGTAAACAAACTCGTTATTTGACAGTTGGCTCATTTGCTAGTGGTGTGATTGTTACCCCATTAGTTCAAACCACAGTTAATAGTTCAGAAAAGACACAAACACCAACCTCTAATAACACTAAGTCTATTGCTAGACTGCAAGAGGATTTACGCGATAACTATGGGCAAGTGGCAATCCCAAAAGGTACAATGCTAGCAGTCGAGTTAGCTTCGGTTGATGGCGGCAGTATAGCGATCGTTTTTGTTCAGGGCATCATCAAAGATAATACAGAATATCCTATTTCTGCGGGTGCGATTTCCGTGACAGGAGTTGGTGGTACACCCCTCTTGGCTCGAAGATTTCAGGACAGGGGTGGCGAGATTGCACGAAATGACTTGTTTGGCGGTGCTGTGTCTGCACTCTCGAAGGTTGGGGAGATTATGAACCAACCAAATAATGAGGAAGAAATTGAGGATGAATTTACAGGCAGGATTCGCAGACGTAGTAGTGGCAATCAGCGCAATCTCACTGGTGCATTAATGTCAGGTTTTTTTGGTCAAGTTAGCCAAAACATCAGCCAACGCAATCAACGTGCTACTCAAGAAATTACTTCTCGCCCTAATATTTGGTTTATTCCACAGGGAACCAAAGTTACCTTTAATGTAAATCGCACTCTGGAGTTGCCATGA
- a CDS encoding serine/threonine-protein kinase, translated as MVYCINHFCNQRHNPDDVENCLACGTPLLINERIRLLRPLRPLEKDIEGYTDVLEVEDIDPRWGTKPRIRVMKVLKWNEPKYVELVRREVQALINLSHPGIPQAASSDYFTFTLPKEPRLELHCLVMEKMEGENLQQWLETNGKISQNVALEWMLQLLDILDHVHKIGYFHRDIKPTNIIHQPNGNLALVDFGTVRKITRTYLVKVASSGRDSITGGGGTGYEVTAVCSIGFSAPEQMDGRALPQSDFYALGRTIVNLVTGVPMLQLPTEDRTGKLIWRDKAPQIDKPIADLIDEMIHPFPGFRPQTTEIITERIQKLPWESKVYHFLKSKVFKIGRFVAGALIILGIGKLSAPSVANYLVAQGEKSETRNDYQSAENFFSWAIKTNSSTKVAISKYYLDKASRLMLTGNLSAAKKNYDLSIKYNNQNIDAYNLLGINCQQLSDSKCVEDVYKKLLKLNPNDWTVHYNLGRFYDGQGDYKLAEKEYSIAIKSSSSAMIAINNLSRLKIKTGNYNLAISLAQSGLKKNNDPLIQAALYKNLGWASLEQNKISDAEKYLEKALSLDNQRIDAYCLLAKAQETLGKIDDARTSIEFCLLAKSTDSDIPIWRQELLDRILKK; from the coding sequence GTGGTTTACTGCATAAATCACTTTTGTAACCAGCGCCACAACCCTGATGATGTTGAAAACTGTTTAGCTTGTGGAACCCCCTTGCTAATAAATGAACGTATTCGTCTACTGCGACCATTGCGACCTTTAGAAAAAGACATAGAAGGCTATACAGATGTTTTAGAGGTTGAAGACATTGACCCAAGATGGGGAACGAAACCTCGAATACGAGTGATGAAAGTATTAAAATGGAACGAACCTAAATACGTTGAATTAGTGCGACGAGAAGTACAAGCATTAATCAACTTGTCTCATCCAGGAATTCCTCAAGCTGCTAGTAGTGATTACTTTACTTTTACACTTCCAAAGGAACCACGCCTAGAATTACATTGCTTAGTAATGGAGAAGATGGAGGGAGAGAATTTACAACAGTGGTTAGAAACGAATGGCAAAATTTCTCAAAATGTAGCATTAGAATGGATGTTGCAATTGCTGGATATTCTTGATCATGTACACAAAATAGGATATTTCCATAGAGATATCAAACCAACAAATATTATTCATCAACCAAATGGGAATCTGGCACTTGTTGATTTCGGTACTGTAAGAAAAATTACTAGAACTTACTTAGTAAAAGTGGCATCTAGCGGAAGAGATAGCATAACAGGAGGAGGAGGAACTGGATATGAGGTAACAGCAGTTTGTTCGATTGGGTTTTCTGCACCTGAACAAATGGATGGTCGAGCGCTACCGCAATCTGACTTCTATGCGTTGGGACGGACTATTGTCAATTTGGTTACTGGCGTACCAATGTTGCAGTTACCAACAGAAGATAGGACAGGAAAGCTAATTTGGAGAGATAAAGCACCGCAGATTGATAAGCCTATAGCAGATTTAATCGATGAAATGATACATCCCTTTCCAGGGTTTCGACCACAAACTACAGAAATAATAACTGAACGAATACAAAAGCTTCCTTGGGAAAGTAAAGTTTATCATTTTCTCAAGTCTAAAGTTTTTAAAATTGGAAGATTTGTAGCAGGTGCATTAATAATTCTTGGAATAGGCAAGTTATCTGCACCTAGTGTCGCTAATTATTTAGTTGCTCAAGGAGAGAAATCAGAAACAAGGAATGATTATCAAAGCGCAGAAAATTTCTTTAGCTGGGCAATAAAAACTAATTCTTCAACTAAAGTTGCTATATCTAAGTATTATTTGGATAAAGCTTCTCGGCTTATGCTCACAGGTAATCTTAGTGCAGCTAAAAAGAATTATGATCTTTCTATTAAATACAATAATCAAAATATAGATGCCTACAATCTCTTAGGAATAAACTGTCAGCAATTATCAGATAGTAAATGTGTAGAAGATGTTTATAAAAAGTTGCTTAAATTAAACCCAAATGATTGGACAGTGCATTATAATTTAGGACGGTTTTATGATGGGCAAGGAGATTATAAATTAGCAGAAAAAGAATATAGTATAGCCATTAAAAGTAGTAGTTCAGCAATGATAGCTATTAATAACTTGTCCAGACTGAAGATTAAAACGGGTAACTACAATCTAGCAATTTCTTTAGCTCAGTCAGGATTAAAAAAAAATAACGATCCATTAATACAAGCTGCATTATATAAAAATTTGGGCTGGGCAAGCTTAGAACAAAATAAAATAAGTGATGCTGAAAAATATTTAGAAAAAGCACTGAGTTTAGATAATCAAAGAATAGATGCTTATTGCCTATTAGCTAAAGCGCAAGAAACATTAGGTAAAATCGATGATGCCAGAACTTCTATAGAATTCTGTTTACTTGCTAAGTCTACAGATTCAGACATTCCTATTTGGAGACAGGAGTTACTAGATCGAATACTGAAAAAATGA
- a CDS encoding nSTAND1 domain-containing NTPase, with translation MITSNNLDIDTILEILEEQVLKSVGRRLSEAEIIVIKGSWDGKDYKEMASDGGYNSYYLQQKVAPPLWNMLSQVIGNGVKVKKIYLKNILFKLAKNDYVEKLEFSEAENERLVGKTLIYGELPKTKYFHGRQKEINYLKRRIASSKESSIALIGVGGVGKSSLVVKLVEEILTENSDIYECVVWKTIEAYSSLEELVDGLIKVLRLKINDESLQEKIVFLLKNLQSRRYLLVLDGFEGLVQAENFAKRVEYGKFLFQLIDEQHKSYTIVTSQLPLEEIIEVNTNLIISSIKIQGLDENAGISMLHEKGLYGESCKKLIETYRGNPSELEVVAERINRFWGGDVEKFFEYKTTLMGQQVQSMLNQQFRQAGLLNDLQKNLMIYLAEKTSEELTSIPFPKILEDIKKQFIDVSTSEVIIALEVLEQRSLIEVNKKTIKQEISYSLQPVIKKYILVDPLGLVYKSSNQSKANNYNQE, from the coding sequence ATGATAACTAGTAACAATTTAGACATAGATACTATATTAGAGATATTAGAAGAGCAAGTACTTAAAAGTGTAGGAAGGCGGTTATCAGAAGCTGAAATAATTGTTATCAAGGGGTCTTGGGATGGCAAGGATTATAAGGAGATGGCAAGCGATGGGGGCTACAACTCCTACTATTTACAACAGAAAGTAGCACCGCCGTTGTGGAATATGCTTTCACAAGTTATTGGTAATGGAGTGAAAGTAAAAAAAATATATTTAAAAAATATTTTGTTTAAATTAGCAAAAAATGATTATGTAGAAAAGTTAGAATTTTCTGAAGCTGAGAATGAGCGCTTAGTAGGCAAAACTTTAATTTATGGAGAATTGCCAAAAACAAAATATTTTCATGGACGACAAAAGGAAATAAATTATTTAAAACGAAGAATTGCTTCTTCTAAAGAGAGCAGTATAGCTTTAATTGGAGTTGGAGGAGTTGGGAAAAGTTCATTAGTAGTAAAATTAGTAGAAGAAATACTTACCGAGAATTCAGATATATATGAATGTGTAGTTTGGAAAACGATTGAGGCTTATTCGTCACTCGAAGAATTAGTTGACGGATTAATTAAGGTTTTACGATTAAAAATAAATGATGAATCTTTACAAGAAAAAATTGTTTTCTTATTAAAAAATTTACAATCACGTCGTTATTTGCTTGTATTAGACGGATTTGAAGGGTTAGTACAAGCAGAAAATTTTGCAAAGAGAGTTGAGTATGGAAAGTTCCTATTTCAACTTATAGATGAACAACATAAAAGCTATACAATCGTGACAAGTCAACTGCCTTTAGAGGAAATTATTGAGGTAAATACAAATCTTATAATTTCATCTATTAAGATACAAGGTTTAGACGAAAATGCAGGAATATCTATGCTACATGAGAAAGGTTTATACGGGGAATCTTGTAAAAAGCTAATTGAAACTTATCGTGGAAATCCTTCAGAGTTGGAGGTAGTTGCTGAACGAATTAATCGTTTTTGGGGAGGTGATGTAGAAAAGTTCTTTGAATATAAAACTACCTTAATGGGTCAGCAAGTTCAATCAATGCTAAATCAACAATTTAGGCAAGCTGGACTTTTGAATGATCTCCAAAAAAATCTAATGATTTATTTAGCAGAGAAAACATCAGAAGAGTTGACTTCGATTCCCTTCCCTAAAATTCTTGAGGATATTAAAAAGCAATTTATAGATGTGTCAACTTCTGAAGTAATAATAGCACTAGAAGTTTTAGAACAACGCTCGTTGATTGAGGTTAATAAAAAAACAATAAAGCAAGAAATAAGCTACAGTTTACAACCAGTTATTAAAAAATATATTTTAGTTGATCCATTAGGGTTAGTGTATAAAAGTTCTAATCAGTCAAAAGCGAATAATTACAATCAGGAGTAA
- a CDS encoding CHAT domain-containing protein, producing MISFRYLCKYLLLGILGLSIDVSQPTLILAQENKDAQHYQAELLNQRGQKQLDQGQPAEALKTWQQATKLYRELKDSEGVTGSLINESIALQTLGLYPRACTTLLKALKLDAWICATSLQSPVVSTEEALKATIRQVNPTSVSLLGLQNLGDVLCLMGKLNESKTVLQETLTLAQKNSSDQLSNIYLSLGNVEQSIYQQLRDKYSWIEEPLFREQIANIIPQNVQKSLESYQLIESTPNVSKSVKLQAQLNHLTLLISWEKWLRDEPSQGNSHAQVNQQIRALVNQIESNSSVFSQLSPELSIQAMLNFANNLSQIPGEQLKSLAIRYTKLALQMAESINNIRWLSYSFGTLGKLSTQAQQKQASFKKALQLAQSIWAWDIAYQWQQQLGYIYQKQGQTDLAIQNYDAAITNMTQVRDSFLSTNGDLQFSFQEEMEPTYRNYMRLLLASPSPDLKKVIQINEGLQIARLENFLRCGKLDLVALNQLQNLKNAPSVINIIDLEDTIEIIVQSPDGSLHHHSVDSKLVRFQVNHLLEALQGEKLIDINESAITDYSQKIYEHLITPIKTYIPSSGTLVFTLDKSFQSLPMALLYDGKHYLIEHYSIAETLGYRVRQPRVLHENQMIALIAGLSKISPSYTDKNAPKNMGNLPQSKQEVENVEKQTKSSVALLDEKFTLKRLKEELTQNNFPIVHITTHGQFSSDPLKTVLVAYDKLINIRDFDSLIRDKTENSQDAIELLVLSACETAKGNKQSAMGIAGIAAQAGARSTVATLWRVDANSTALLMQEFYKGLNNGLPKAEALRQAQLSLLSNPQYQKYYYWAPFLLVGSWL from the coding sequence ATGATTAGTTTTCGGTATTTGTGCAAGTACTTATTGCTAGGTATTCTGGGATTATCTATAGATGTAAGCCAGCCGACTTTGATTTTGGCTCAGGAAAATAAAGATGCACAACACTATCAAGCGGAACTACTGAATCAAAGGGGGCAAAAGCAACTGGATCAAGGTCAACCAGCAGAAGCTTTGAAAACTTGGCAACAAGCTACAAAACTTTATCGAGAGCTAAAAGATTCTGAGGGTGTCACAGGCAGTCTAATTAATGAAAGCATAGCCTTACAAACATTAGGTCTATACCCTCGTGCTTGTACTACACTTTTGAAAGCTTTGAAACTAGATGCTTGGATATGTGCCACTTCCTTACAGTCACCTGTTGTCTCTACTGAAGAAGCGTTAAAAGCAACTATACGTCAGGTTAACCCAACATCAGTTAGCTTACTCGGATTGCAAAATTTAGGAGATGTGTTGTGTTTAATGGGTAAGCTAAATGAATCTAAAACAGTTCTGCAAGAAACATTAACACTAGCTCAAAAGAATTCGTCAGACCAGCTTAGTAATATTTATCTGTCTCTTGGTAATGTCGAACAGTCAATTTATCAGCAATTGCGAGATAAATATTCATGGATAGAGGAACCGCTTTTTCGAGAGCAGATTGCGAATATTATTCCACAAAATGTACAGAAATCATTAGAGTCTTACCAACTAATAGAAAGCACACCAAATGTCTCTAAATCAGTTAAACTACAAGCTCAGTTGAATCATCTGACTCTACTGATAAGTTGGGAAAAATGGCTAAGAGATGAACCAAGTCAAGGAAATTCTCATGCTCAAGTTAATCAACAGATTCGAGCGTTAGTGAATCAAATAGAATCAAATTCTTCTGTATTCTCCCAGTTATCGCCTGAACTATCTATTCAAGCTATGCTGAATTTTGCTAATAACCTGAGCCAGATTCCAGGTGAACAGTTAAAATCGTTAGCTATTCGATATACTAAATTAGCTCTCCAAATGGCTGAAAGTATTAACAATATCCGATGGTTGTCTTATAGTTTCGGGACTTTAGGTAAATTATCAACGCAAGCACAACAAAAACAGGCATCTTTTAAAAAAGCTTTACAATTAGCCCAATCAATTTGGGCTTGGGATATTGCCTACCAATGGCAGCAGCAGTTAGGTTATATCTATCAAAAGCAGGGTCAAACTGATTTAGCGATTCAGAATTATGATGCAGCAATCACAAATATGACTCAAGTTCGTGATAGTTTTTTGTCAACTAACGGAGATTTACAGTTTTCGTTTCAGGAGGAAATGGAACCGACATATCGCAATTATATGCGATTACTCTTAGCATCTCCTAGTCCTGATTTAAAAAAAGTAATACAGATAAATGAAGGGCTGCAAATAGCACGTTTAGAAAACTTTCTTCGATGTGGCAAGCTTGACCTTGTTGCTTTGAACCAGCTTCAAAATCTCAAGAACGCTCCATCTGTAATTAATATTATTGACTTAGAAGATACTATAGAGATAATTGTTCAGTCTCCAGATGGCTCACTTCACCATCATTCTGTTGACTCTAAGCTAGTTCGATTTCAGGTAAATCATCTTTTAGAAGCATTACAAGGCGAAAAACTTATTGACATCAATGAGAGCGCTATTACTGATTATTCTCAAAAAATTTATGAACATTTAATTACACCAATTAAAACATATATCCCCTCATCAGGAACACTAGTATTCACTTTAGATAAATCTTTTCAAAGCTTACCAATGGCATTATTATATGATGGAAAACATTATCTAATAGAGCATTATAGTATTGCAGAAACTCTAGGTTATAGGGTAAGGCAACCTAGAGTCTTGCATGAAAACCAGATGATAGCTTTGATAGCTGGACTATCAAAAATTAGCCCCAGTTATACAGATAAAAATGCACCTAAAAACATGGGAAATTTGCCCCAATCTAAACAAGAAGTAGAAAATGTAGAGAAACAAACTAAATCGTCAGTAGCCTTGTTAGATGAGAAGTTTACCCTTAAAAGGCTCAAAGAAGAGCTAACTCAAAACAATTTTCCTATTGTACATATTACTACCCACGGTCAATTCAGTTCTGATCCACTCAAAACAGTACTGGTAGCCTATGACAAACTAATTAATATTAGAGACTTTGACAGTTTAATCAGAGATAAAACTGAAAATAGTCAAGATGCAATTGAGTTACTTGTTCTCAGCGCCTGCGAAACTGCAAAAGGCAACAAGCAGTCAGCGATGGGCATTGCAGGAATAGCTGCCCAGGCAGGTGCGCGTAGTACTGTCGCTACTTTGTGGCGCGTGGATGCCAATTCTACCGCTTTGCTTATGCAAGAATTTTATAAAGGGTTGAATAATGGCTTACCTAAAGCAGAGGCACTGCGTCAGGCACAGTTGAGTTTACTGTCAAATCCCCAATATCAAAAATATTACTACTGGGCCCCGTTCCTCCTGGTGGGAAGTTGGTTGTAG